One Halorientalis litorea DNA segment encodes these proteins:
- a CDS encoding tRNA pseudouridine(54/55) synthase Pus10: MTVLATARRAVETGPVCDACLGRLVADRSFGLTNAERGRSLRVAAALEDDVPVAEYEPDGECWVCEDESDRYEEWAERAAHALAEYEFDTYQTGTKVPPLLEENDRLLREDVGLDPDAGEPLKAELNREVGKRLGADTDAEVDFERPDVLVILDLATDELSVQVNSAFVYGRYRKLERDIPQTKWPCNDCGGTGRKRGAACDGCGGSGYRYDESVEQLTAPPVREAMDGEEAVFHGAGREDVDALMLESGRPFVLEVKEPRTRDVDPTALEREVNEFAEGKVEVEGLRLATHEMVERVKELDATKTYRMDVTFEEPVDAESFAAALEALDGATIHQDTPQRVTHRRADVTRTREVYDIDGELSDDHTATVEVHGEGGLYVKELVSSDDGRTEPSLAGLFGVPAEVTALDVLDVTGEDEPFARPEFFRGTDDA; encoded by the coding sequence ATGACAGTGCTGGCGACGGCCCGCCGGGCCGTGGAGACCGGACCGGTCTGTGACGCCTGCCTCGGCCGGTTAGTGGCCGACCGGAGTTTCGGACTGACCAACGCCGAGCGCGGGCGGTCGCTTCGCGTCGCGGCCGCCCTCGAAGACGACGTACCGGTCGCGGAGTACGAACCGGACGGGGAGTGTTGGGTCTGTGAAGACGAGAGCGACCGCTACGAGGAGTGGGCCGAACGCGCGGCCCACGCACTCGCGGAGTACGAGTTCGACACGTATCAGACCGGGACCAAAGTCCCGCCGCTGCTGGAAGAGAACGACCGACTGCTCCGCGAGGACGTGGGGCTGGACCCGGACGCGGGCGAACCGCTCAAGGCCGAACTCAACCGCGAAGTCGGCAAACGGCTGGGTGCGGACACCGACGCCGAAGTCGACTTCGAGCGTCCCGACGTGCTGGTGATACTTGACCTCGCCACAGACGAACTCAGCGTGCAGGTCAACTCCGCGTTCGTCTACGGTCGCTACCGCAAATTGGAGCGTGACATCCCGCAGACGAAGTGGCCTTGCAACGACTGCGGCGGCACCGGCCGGAAGCGCGGGGCCGCGTGTGACGGCTGTGGCGGGTCGGGCTACCGCTACGACGAGAGCGTCGAACAGTTGACCGCCCCGCCCGTCCGCGAGGCGATGGACGGCGAGGAAGCCGTCTTCCACGGCGCGGGCCGCGAGGACGTGGACGCGCTCATGCTCGAATCCGGGCGGCCGTTCGTCCTCGAAGTGAAGGAGCCACGCACCCGCGACGTGGACCCCACGGCACTCGAACGCGAGGTCAACGAGTTCGCCGAGGGGAAAGTCGAGGTCGAGGGCCTTCGCCTCGCCACCCACGAGATGGTCGAGCGGGTGAAGGAACTCGACGCCACCAAGACCTACCGGATGGACGTGACGTTCGAGGAGCCGGTCGACGCCGAGTCGTTCGCGGCCGCGCTCGAAGCGCTGGACGGCGCGACGATTCATCAAGACACCCCACAGCGAGTTACCCACCGGCGCGCGGACGTGACGCGCACCCGCGAGGTGTACGACATCGACGGCGAGTTGAGCGACGACCACACGGCCACCGTCGAAGTCCACGGGGAGGGCGGCCTGTACGTGAAAGAGCTAGTCAGTAGCGACGACGGCCGCACCGAACCGAGCCTCGCGGGACTGTTCGGCGTCCCCGCCGAGGTGACGGCCCTCGACGTCCTCGACGTGACGGGTGAGGACGAACCGTTCGCCCGTCCCGAGTTCTTCCGGGGAACGGACGACGCCTGA
- the rnhB gene encoding ribonuclease HII, whose translation MRFGVDEAGKGPVLGSMFAAAVRADHEVLPDGVDDSKNLAPARREELAARLRADDRITVGVAEIPPARIDDPETDMNTLTVAAHAEALDAAAADGDTGHVDAGDTDAERFGRRVAGRTGVDVTVTAEHGADEAHALVGAASIVAKVERDAHVAEMAAGLDGYDPGSGYPSDPTTRAFLRAYVADHGDLPACARRSWGTSEDVLAAAAQSSLAEF comes from the coding sequence ATGCGATTCGGCGTCGACGAGGCCGGGAAAGGGCCGGTGCTGGGGTCGATGTTCGCCGCCGCGGTGCGGGCCGACCACGAGGTACTCCCCGACGGGGTAGACGACTCGAAAAACCTCGCGCCCGCCCGGCGCGAGGAGTTGGCCGCTCGCCTCCGCGCGGACGACCGAATCACCGTCGGCGTCGCCGAAATCCCGCCGGCACGCATCGACGACCCGGAGACGGATATGAACACGCTCACCGTCGCGGCCCACGCCGAGGCACTCGACGCCGCCGCCGCCGACGGCGACACGGGCCACGTCGACGCTGGAGACACCGACGCCGAGCGGTTCGGGCGGCGCGTCGCGGGACGGACTGGCGTCGACGTGACCGTGACGGCCGAACACGGTGCCGACGAGGCACACGCGTTGGTCGGCGCGGCGAGCATCGTCGCCAAAGTCGAACGGGACGCGCACGTCGCGGAGATGGCGGCGGGGTTGGACGGCTACGACCCGGGCAGTGGCTACCCGAGCGACCCGACGACGCGCGCGTTCCTCCGGGCGTACGTGGCCGACCACGGCGACCTCCCGGCGTGCGCGCGCCGGTCGTGGGGCACGAGCGAGGACGTACTCGCGGCCGCCGCCCAGTCGTCACTCGCGGAGTTCTGA
- a CDS encoding preprotein translocase subunit SecD, giving the protein MNIRDNWRIVLLVLFTIASTALLFAPMVAGGGGGGGSGGGNQVVGLDYGLELSGGTRIRAPLIGMHAEPVDLQNESLTDVRSDLAGDLGVSQTDIGLRPQERAIEVYSKNVSESAFVSALNDNGFDVTADDVDRGVTAPTRDSVVDTLNNKINQGGLTGGQARTTTSGTGETFVIVEVPNANRTEVLDLIEDRGQVEIVAHFPDQRDGNTTYRDVSLLTNDDFTNVGSARQPSQQQPQPHVSVSLTDEAARNYSNAMQQFGFTGPGVANCPTQYARNNPDDAEGYCLYTVLDDRVVYAAQMSRGLAQNMETGDFVRGPTFVMTTTNMSEAQQLSINLKAGALTTELDIEDRGTTYFLQPALAQDFKFFSLVTGLVAWLAVSGVVFVRYGSPRVAVPMLATAAAEVFLLLGFAAGVGLALDLSHIAGFIAVIGTGVDDLIIIADEILQQGKVATGRVFQNRFRKAFWVIGAAAATTIIAMSPLTVVSLGDLTGFAIVTIVGVLLGVLVTRPAYGDVLRYLMLSEEERSREE; this is encoded by the coding sequence ATGAACATCCGCGACAACTGGCGTATCGTCCTGCTCGTGCTGTTCACGATAGCCAGTACCGCCCTCCTCTTCGCGCCGATGGTCGCCGGCGGCGGCGGTGGCGGTGGCAGCGGTGGCGGCAACCAAGTGGTCGGGTTGGACTACGGCCTCGAACTCTCCGGCGGGACGCGCATCCGCGCGCCGCTCATCGGCATGCACGCCGAACCGGTCGACCTACAGAACGAGAGCTTGACCGACGTGCGGTCGGACCTGGCCGGTGACCTCGGCGTGTCACAGACCGACATCGGACTCAGGCCACAGGAGCGGGCAATCGAGGTGTACTCGAAGAACGTCTCCGAATCGGCGTTCGTGTCCGCCCTCAACGACAACGGGTTCGACGTGACGGCCGACGACGTGGACCGCGGCGTCACCGCACCCACCCGCGACTCCGTGGTCGACACGCTGAACAACAAAATCAACCAAGGCGGACTGACTGGGGGACAGGCCCGGACGACCACCTCGGGGACCGGCGAGACGTTCGTCATCGTCGAGGTGCCCAACGCGAACCGGACCGAGGTGCTCGACCTCATCGAGGACCGCGGGCAGGTCGAAATCGTCGCGCACTTCCCGGACCAGCGCGACGGGAACACGACCTACCGTGACGTCTCGCTGCTGACCAACGACGACTTCACGAACGTCGGGTCGGCCCGACAGCCCAGTCAACAGCAGCCACAGCCACACGTCTCGGTGAGCCTCACCGACGAGGCGGCACGCAACTACTCCAACGCGATGCAGCAGTTCGGCTTCACCGGACCGGGCGTCGCTAACTGTCCGACACAGTACGCGCGGAACAACCCCGACGACGCCGAGGGGTACTGCCTGTACACGGTCCTCGACGACCGGGTGGTGTACGCCGCCCAGATGAGTCGGGGACTCGCACAGAACATGGAGACGGGTGACTTCGTGCGCGGGCCGACGTTCGTCATGACGACGACGAACATGTCCGAGGCCCAGCAGTTGTCCATCAATCTCAAGGCTGGCGCGCTGACGACGGAACTCGACATCGAGGACCGCGGGACGACGTACTTCCTCCAGCCAGCACTCGCACAGGACTTCAAGTTCTTCTCGCTGGTGACCGGACTGGTCGCGTGGCTCGCGGTCAGCGGCGTGGTGTTCGTCCGCTACGGGAGCCCCCGCGTCGCCGTGCCGATGCTGGCGACGGCCGCCGCGGAGGTGTTCCTGTTGCTCGGGTTCGCGGCGGGCGTCGGGTTGGCGTTGGACCTCAGCCACATCGCCGGGTTCATCGCCGTCATCGGGACGGGGGTGGACGACCTCATCATCATCGCCGACGAGATACTTCAGCAGGGGAAAGTCGCCACGGGCCGAGTGTTCCAGAACCGCTTCCGTAAGGCGTTCTGGGTCATCGGCGCGGCGGCGGCGACGACCATCATCGCGATGAGTCCGCTGACGGTCGTCTCGCTGGGCGACCTGACCGGGTTCGCCATCGTCACCATCGTCGGTGTCCTGCTGGGTGTGCTGGTCACCCGTCCGGCCTACGGCGACGTGCTCCGGTACCTGATGCTCTCCGAGGAAGAACGCAGCCGCGAGGAGTAG
- the secF gene encoding protein translocase subunit SecF, giving the protein MSGLTDIPDRFPEVDYTRYSNRQLAVIPLAVLAVALAILAGWYLTTGAPVALGIEFTGGTEIQIVTSDSQAEIQSSISGFAVESVQPVQGADRYIVTTQSTDNELIRSQMESAGYEVASLGQTTASFGSDSVRLALMGITVAFVGMSAIIFVLFRSFVPSIAVVLSAFSDIVIPLALMNVFGIKLSLGAVAALLMLIGYSVDSDVLLNNHILRRRGGFYESTYRAMRTGVSMTLTSLSAMIVMTITATLLGIPLLPSIGIILVFGLAADLMNTYMLNLSLLRWYKYEGVTR; this is encoded by the coding sequence ATGAGCGGTCTCACCGACATCCCCGACCGGTTCCCGGAAGTCGACTACACTCGCTACTCCAACCGACAGCTCGCAGTGATTCCGCTCGCGGTGCTGGCGGTGGCACTGGCGATACTGGCCGGGTGGTATCTGACGACCGGGGCACCGGTCGCGCTCGGTATCGAGTTCACTGGTGGAACGGAGATACAGATAGTCACGAGCGACTCCCAAGCCGAGATACAGAGCAGTATCTCCGGGTTCGCCGTCGAATCGGTCCAGCCGGTGCAGGGGGCCGACCGGTACATCGTGACGACGCAATCGACCGACAACGAGTTGATTCGCTCACAGATGGAGAGTGCGGGCTACGAGGTGGCCTCGCTCGGACAGACGACGGCCAGTTTCGGGTCCGACTCCGTCCGGCTGGCACTCATGGGCATCACCGTCGCGTTCGTCGGGATGAGTGCCATCATCTTCGTCCTCTTCCGGTCGTTCGTCCCCTCCATCGCCGTGGTCCTCTCGGCGTTTTCGGACATCGTGATTCCGCTCGCGCTGATGAACGTCTTCGGCATCAAACTCTCGCTGGGGGCGGTTGCCGCGCTCCTGATGCTCATCGGGTATAGCGTGGACTCGGACGTGCTGTTGAACAACCACATCCTGCGGCGGCGGGGTGGGTTCTACGAGTCCACGTATCGGGCGATGCGGACCGGTGTGTCGATGACGCTGACCTCGCTGTCGGCGATGATAGTGATGACCATCACGGCGACGTTGCTGGGGATACCGCTGCTGCCGTCCATCGGCATCATCCTCGTGTTCGGACTGGCGGCGGACCTGATGAACACCTACATGCTCAATCTCAGCCTCCTGCGGTGGTACAAGTACGAGGGGGTCACACGATGA
- a CDS encoding DUF5812 family protein, with the protein MKEGTFLVTNADDASAVLQDVRDSQIHTLADNPGVETGEIVVAALEPDPPMEVAWRVTDLREQYTVPVERSPEPPTQQARDVAAEQSVGDLSTRERAGEGEVHILTVPPEETENAAADVVGDEETVARAARLGVERVEVRAADGVVSVRYLP; encoded by the coding sequence ATGAAAGAGGGGACCTTTCTCGTCACGAACGCCGACGACGCGTCGGCGGTCCTGCAGGACGTACGCGACAGCCAGATACACACGCTCGCCGACAACCCCGGCGTCGAAACCGGCGAAATCGTCGTCGCGGCACTCGAACCGGACCCGCCGATGGAGGTGGCGTGGCGCGTGACCGACCTCCGTGAACAGTACACGGTCCCGGTCGAGCGCAGTCCCGAGCCACCGACACAACAGGCCCGCGACGTCGCCGCCGAGCAGTCCGTCGGTGACCTCTCGACGCGGGAGCGCGCCGGCGAGGGCGAGGTCCACATCCTCACCGTCCCACCCGAGGAGACGGAGAACGCGGCCGCGGACGTGGTCGGGGACGAGGAGACCGTCGCGCGGGCCGCCCGCCTCGGCGTCGAACGTGTCGAGGTCCGCGCCGCCGACGGCGTCGTCAGCGTCCGCTACCTCCCCTGA
- a CDS encoding glucose-6-phosphate isomerase: protein MNVDIGNALASEADPGISRGELDSLDARVADAHERIAQGRADGEFGYAALNLPERTDAAEIERAVDPLTDAEAVLVVGIGGSALGAATVSQALGGLDAGGDGTDAPPLFVLDNVDPQRVREVLADLPLAETAVNVVSRSGTTAETLANFLVVREAMAEAGVDWTERTVVTTGPDGPLRELAETHDLPALDVPTGVPGRFAALSAVGFVPAAIQGHDIEGLLTGGKRAADSLAPSLYDCPGYAYGAVSHALEARGAGVTAMMPYAERLEAFAEWFAQLWAESLGKEGTGQTPARALGATDQHSQLQLYRAGPRDKMVTLVRPRARPDCEIPTTDIEGLSYLGGASLGTLLDAEFEATEASLAAAGRPNVRVELDRLDAESVGELLYGMEVACVLAGELADVETFTQPAVEWGKRAARGLLGGGDFEEADAVSEKTTLRVE, encoded by the coding sequence ATGAACGTCGACATCGGGAACGCACTGGCGAGCGAGGCCGACCCCGGAATCTCCCGGGGCGAGTTGGACAGCCTCGACGCCCGCGTCGCGGACGCTCACGAACGTATCGCGCAGGGCCGGGCCGACGGCGAGTTCGGGTACGCCGCCCTGAATCTGCCCGAGCGGACGGACGCCGCCGAAATCGAACGGGCCGTCGACCCGCTGACCGACGCGGAGGCGGTGCTGGTCGTCGGCATCGGCGGGAGCGCGCTCGGCGCGGCGACCGTCTCGCAGGCACTGGGCGGTCTCGACGCCGGCGGCGACGGCACCGACGCACCGCCGCTGTTCGTCCTCGACAACGTGGACCCCCAGCGCGTCCGCGAGGTGCTGGCCGACCTGCCGCTGGCCGAGACGGCGGTCAACGTCGTCTCCCGGTCGGGGACGACGGCCGAGACGCTGGCGAACTTCCTCGTCGTCCGCGAGGCGATGGCCGAGGCGGGCGTCGACTGGACCGAGCGAACCGTCGTGACGACCGGTCCCGACGGCCCGCTCCGGGAACTGGCCGAGACGCACGACTTGCCCGCACTCGACGTACCGACGGGCGTCCCCGGCCGGTTCGCCGCGCTCTCGGCCGTCGGCTTCGTCCCCGCGGCGATACAGGGCCACGACATCGAGGGACTGCTCACTGGCGGCAAGCGGGCGGCGGACTCGCTCGCGCCCTCGCTGTACGACTGTCCCGGGTACGCCTACGGCGCGGTGAGCCACGCGCTCGAAGCGCGCGGCGCGGGTGTGACGGCGATGATGCCCTACGCCGAACGGCTGGAAGCGTTCGCGGAGTGGTTCGCCCAGTTGTGGGCCGAGAGTCTCGGGAAAGAGGGGACGGGACAGACGCCGGCGCGGGCACTCGGTGCGACGGACCAGCACTCCCAGTTGCAGTTGTACCGCGCCGGTCCGCGGGACAAGATGGTGACGCTCGTGCGCCCGCGTGCCCGACCCGACTGCGAGATACCGACCACGGACATCGAGGGGCTGTCCTACCTCGGGGGAGCCTCGCTCGGGACGCTCTTGGACGCGGAGTTCGAGGCGACCGAGGCCAGTCTCGCGGCGGCGGGGCGACCTAACGTCCGGGTGGAACTGGACCGACTCGACGCCGAGAGCGTCGGCGAGTTGCTGTACGGGATGGAGGTCGCCTGCGTTCTCGCGGGCGAACTCGCGGACGTCGAGACGTTCACACAGCCGGCCGTCGAGTGGGGCAAGCGGGCCGCCCGCGGCCTGCTCGGGGGCGGCGACTTCGAGGAGGCCGACGCCGTCTCCGAGAAGACGACGCTCCGTGTGGAGTAG
- a CDS encoding CPBP family intramembrane glutamic endopeptidase, producing the protein MDTAHATGDRAPATAIAPSLGVVLAGVALAACLFPWTGAEPFVAVDAVDGSVVGAALALLAALAFVARRHVGLDRRVGAGVAGVAALGVVGVALARLLLPATGSGTAPTVEPALPVAALAALFTVGLAAADFRGMPDDELVSKGRGTAFAAGIGLLGFLVSSLIAVVPGLLARSFGTTVSIAVLTVGSGVGLAVFAAGYLKVRDLGWDYVDLAWPDLQAVAYSIGGLVVLFLSAGMVSFAFTSLGLPTAESSIQELAERIENPEFLLVLVPLSFLAIGPGEELVYRNVVQKYLYERFSRSTAVVVASVVFAAVHFQQYADPNPVATVSTLFLVFVLSLVLGYSYYKTENLLVPIFIHGAFNALQFAALYAQLTMDVPAA; encoded by the coding sequence ATGGATACAGCACACGCCACCGGTGACCGCGCACCCGCGACGGCCATCGCGCCGTCGCTGGGCGTGGTCCTCGCCGGTGTCGCCCTCGCCGCCTGTCTGTTCCCGTGGACGGGTGCGGAACCGTTCGTCGCCGTCGACGCCGTCGACGGCAGTGTCGTCGGTGCCGCCCTCGCTCTCCTCGCCGCCCTCGCATTCGTTGCCCGCCGTCACGTCGGCCTCGACCGGCGTGTCGGTGCTGGCGTCGCGGGCGTCGCCGCGCTCGGCGTCGTCGGCGTCGCCCTCGCCCGGTTGCTCCTCCCGGCGACCGGGAGCGGTACCGCACCCACCGTCGAACCCGCGCTCCCCGTCGCCGCACTCGCGGCACTGTTCACCGTCGGCCTCGCCGCCGCCGACTTCCGGGGAATGCCGGACGACGAACTAGTGTCGAAAGGGCGCGGCACGGCGTTCGCCGCGGGTATCGGCCTGCTCGGCTTCCTCGTCAGTAGCCTCATCGCAGTGGTACCGGGCCTGCTCGCCCGGTCGTTCGGGACGACGGTCTCTATCGCCGTCCTGACTGTCGGGTCGGGCGTCGGTCTCGCGGTGTTCGCCGCTGGCTACCTGAAGGTCCGTGACCTCGGCTGGGACTACGTTGACCTCGCGTGGCCCGACCTGCAGGCCGTCGCGTACAGCATCGGCGGGCTCGTCGTCCTCTTTCTCTCGGCCGGGATGGTCTCGTTCGCCTTCACGTCGCTCGGACTGCCGACGGCCGAGAGCAGCATTCAGGAACTCGCCGAACGGATAGAGAACCCCGAGTTCCTGCTGGTACTCGTCCCCCTCTCGTTTCTCGCCATCGGTCCCGGCGAGGAACTCGTCTACCGGAACGTGGTCCAGAAGTACCTCTACGAGCGGTTCTCGCGGTCGACGGCCGTCGTGGTGGCCAGCGTCGTCTTCGCCGCCGTCCACTTCCAGCAGTACGCGGACCCGAATCCCGTCGCCACCGTGTCGACGCTGTTTCTCGTGTTCGTCCTCTCGCTGGTGTTGGGGTACTCCTACTACAAGACCGAGAACCTCCTCGTCCCCATCTTCATCCACGGCGCGTTCAACGCCCTCCAGTTCGCGGCACTGTACGCGCAGTTAACCATGGACGTTCCGGCGGCCTGA
- a CDS encoding ribbon-helix-helix protein, CopG family, whose amino-acid sequence MATRYSVVCDDDLAEQVESLAREYDLTEGEVIRQLLDVGIEHIE is encoded by the coding sequence ATGGCGACCCGGTACTCCGTCGTCTGTGACGACGACCTCGCCGAACAGGTCGAGTCGCTGGCCCGGGAGTACGACCTCACCGAGGGGGAGGTCATCCGCCAGTTGCTCGACGTCGGCATCGAACACATCGAGTGA
- a CDS encoding NOB1 family endonuclease, which yields MYVLDSSAFINEYHTEERIASIPMVREELEDESAYRFDALEGSGMHLHVPDAETVERIERAARETGDLAELSRTDVRLVAAAFELDSPLVTDDYAMQNVAEKLDVTVEVIAQDGITEQRDWLFQCAGCGREFDENHDRCPICGSDLSRKNPA from the coding sequence ATGTACGTTCTCGATTCGTCGGCGTTTATCAACGAGTATCACACCGAAGAGCGAATCGCATCCATCCCGATGGTGCGCGAGGAACTCGAAGACGAGAGTGCCTACCGCTTCGACGCACTCGAAGGCTCGGGGATGCACCTCCACGTCCCCGACGCCGAAACCGTCGAGCGCATCGAGCGGGCCGCCCGCGAGACGGGTGACCTCGCGGAACTCTCCAGAACGGACGTTCGGCTGGTCGCGGCCGCCTTCGAACTCGACAGTCCGCTCGTGACGGACGACTACGCGATGCAGAACGTCGCCGAGAAACTCGACGTGACCGTCGAAGTCATCGCACAGGATGGCATCACCGAACAGCGCGACTGGCTGTTCCAGTGTGCCGGGTGTGGGCGCGAGTTCGACGAGAACCACGACCGCTGTCCCATCTGCGGGAGCGACCTCTCGCGAAAGAACCCGGCGTAG
- a CDS encoding PRC-barrel domain-containing protein, with amino-acid sequence MAEILAENLSGKAVMGSDGVELGMLYNITMDANSGRLENLIVEPDENLRNSEFPTDDRGRLLVPVTRVQAVKDHMIIDH; translated from the coding sequence ATGGCAGAGATACTCGCGGAGAATCTCTCGGGGAAGGCCGTCATGGGGTCCGACGGCGTCGAACTCGGGATGCTGTACAACATCACGATGGATGCGAACTCGGGTCGCCTCGAGAACCTCATCGTCGAACCCGACGAGAACCTGCGGAACAGCGAGTTCCCCACCGACGACCGGGGCCGCCTTCTCGTCCCCGTCACCCGTGTGCAGGCCGTCAAAGACCACATGATTATCGACCACTAA
- the infB gene encoding translation initiation factor IF-2: MSDSHDADATETGQRLRTPIVAVLGHVDHGKTTLLDKIRGSAVSEGEAGAITQHIGSTAVPLSTISDIAGELVDPTDFDLPGLLFIDTPGHHSFSTLRSRGGALADIAVLVVDVNDGFQPQTEEAVEILKRTQTPFIVAANKVDTVPGWNPREGQPVQQTLEEQSDRVQGDVNDRLYGIIGELSDMGFSADMYWRVQNFQKNVGVVPVSAMTGEGVPDLLTVLMGLSQRYMKDEMAIDVAGPGAGTVLEVKEARGFGTTIDAVLYDGTIRADDTIVVGGVNETIVTDVRALLQPKPLAEIRTEREFEKVESVSAAAGVKIAAPDLDDAMAGAPIRVVRDRDVNTVVAEVQEELAEIEVTSSEEGVVVKADTLGSLEAIANTLEDAEIPIVRAEVGDVAPRDVSVAGTANEPKHETILAFSVDVLDDAADLAKQEDVRIFEHDVIYQLIQDYEEFVEEMEREQQDKILENITRPARFRILDGHTFRQSNPAVVGVEVLSGTLKRNSNVAKFEGNEPTRVGALKTIQDEGDDVDEARSGDRVAVSIDGPTVGRQIEEGDELWTELPEKHAKILEQELNEDIPADEREALHQYLEKQRQRDPFWGK; this comes from the coding sequence ATGTCTGACTCCCACGACGCCGACGCGACAGAGACGGGCCAACGCCTCCGAACGCCCATCGTCGCGGTGCTCGGCCACGTCGACCACGGAAAGACCACACTCCTCGACAAGATTCGCGGCTCCGCAGTGAGCGAGGGCGAGGCCGGAGCCATCACCCAGCACATCGGTTCGACGGCCGTCCCGCTCTCGACCATCTCCGACATCGCGGGCGAACTCGTCGACCCGACCGACTTCGACTTACCCGGCCTGCTGTTCATCGACACGCCCGGCCACCACTCGTTTTCGACGCTGCGCTCCCGCGGCGGCGCGCTCGCGGACATCGCCGTCCTCGTCGTGGACGTCAACGACGGGTTCCAGCCACAGACCGAGGAGGCCGTCGAGATTCTCAAGCGCACGCAGACGCCGTTCATCGTCGCCGCGAACAAAGTCGACACCGTCCCGGGGTGGAACCCCCGCGAGGGACAACCGGTCCAGCAGACGCTCGAAGAGCAGTCCGACCGCGTGCAGGGCGACGTGAACGACCGCCTGTACGGCATCATCGGCGAGTTGAGCGACATGGGGTTCTCCGCCGACATGTACTGGCGTGTCCAGAACTTCCAGAAGAACGTCGGCGTCGTCCCCGTCTCGGCGATGACCGGCGAGGGCGTCCCCGACCTGCTGACGGTACTGATGGGCCTCTCCCAGCGGTACATGAAAGACGAGATGGCCATCGACGTGGCCGGCCCCGGCGCGGGGACGGTACTGGAGGTGAAGGAGGCCCGCGGGTTCGGGACGACCATCGACGCCGTCCTCTACGACGGGACCATCCGGGCCGACGACACCATCGTCGTCGGCGGCGTCAACGAGACCATCGTGACCGACGTGCGCGCGCTCCTCCAACCGAAACCCCTCGCCGAAATCCGTACCGAACGGGAGTTCGAGAAGGTCGAGTCCGTCTCGGCCGCCGCCGGAGTGAAGATAGCCGCGCCCGACCTCGACGACGCGATGGCGGGCGCGCCGATTCGCGTCGTCCGTGACCGGGACGTGAACACCGTCGTCGCCGAGGTCCAAGAGGAACTCGCCGAAATCGAGGTCACCAGTTCCGAGGAGGGCGTGGTCGTCAAGGCCGACACCCTCGGCAGTCTCGAAGCCATCGCCAACACCCTCGAAGACGCCGAAATCCCCATCGTCCGCGCCGAGGTGGGCGACGTGGCCCCCCGCGACGTGAGCGTCGCCGGGACGGCCAACGAGCCGAAACACGAGACGATTCTCGCCTTCTCCGTCGACGTCCTCGACGACGCCGCGGACCTCGCCAAACAGGAGGACGTCCGCATCTTCGAACACGACGTCATCTATCAGCTCATCCAAGATTACGAGGAGTTCGTCGAGGAGATGGAGCGCGAACAGCAGGACAAGATACTCGAAAACATCACCCGCCCCGCGCGGTTCCGCATCCTCGACGGCCACACCTTCCGCCAGTCTAACCCCGCCGTCGTCGGCGTCGAGGTGCTGTCGGGGACGCTCAAGCGCAACTCGAACGTCGCGAAGTTCGAGGGCAACGAACCGACCCGCGTAGGTGCCCTCAAGACGATACAGGACGAGGGCGACGACGTCGACGAGGCCCGGTCGGGTGACCGCGTCGCCGTCTCCATCGACGGCCCCACCGTCGGCCGCCAAATCGAGGAGGGCGACGAACTCTGGACGGAACTCCCGGAGAAACACGCCAAGATTCTCGAACAGGAACTCAACGAGGACATCCCCGCCGACGAGCGCGAAGCCCTCCACCAGTACCTCGAAAAACAACGCCAGCGGGACCCCTTCTGGGGGAAGTAA
- a CDS encoding DUF5811 family protein encodes MYGNTPFAGADGGDGEPVLTTEQRRHLRRDLASVAAETRELLPDEFAVGLELARGANGPRATVAVQPPIGSVVSAGYTPEDDADLRIGDDERTDLAHGLAASAALQVKQAMAGDTSPTAQ; translated from the coding sequence ATGTACGGAAACACCCCGTTCGCGGGTGCAGACGGTGGCGACGGTGAACCGGTGTTGACGACCGAACAGCGTCGTCACCTCCGGCGTGACCTCGCGAGCGTCGCCGCCGAGACCCGTGAGTTGCTTCCCGACGAGTTCGCGGTCGGTCTCGAACTGGCGCGGGGCGCGAACGGCCCACGTGCGACCGTCGCCGTCCAACCACCCATCGGGTCCGTGGTCAGTGCCGGGTACACGCCCGAGGACGACGCGGACCTCCGCATCGGCGACGACGAGCGGACGGACCTCGCGCACGGTCTCGCCGCGAGTGCCGCCCTCCAAGTCAAACAGGCGATGGCCGGCGACACGTCCCCGACGGCCCAGTAA